In one window of Ruminococcus albus AD2013 DNA:
- a CDS encoding MarR family winged helix-turn-helix transcriptional regulator, whose product MGHKNDHTKMPRMLLERPDAKPSMFINDISRLFMHRVRRECERCGISHGHHKLLMELFQNEGATQLQLVQRTHLTAPTVSVALGKMESEGLVRREADTEDMRQVKVYLTEKGREKVDQVRSIFRGADADMVKGIPQEELDAMMATMRKILKNLLEEEDK is encoded by the coding sequence GTGGGTCACAAAAACGATCATACAAAAATGCCTCGTATGCTGCTTGAAAGACCCGATGCAAAGCCGTCGATGTTCATCAACGACATATCGCGGCTGTTTATGCACCGCGTAAGGCGGGAATGTGAGCGCTGCGGTATCTCCCACGGGCATCACAAGCTTCTGATGGAACTATTCCAGAATGAGGGTGCGACTCAGCTTCAACTGGTACAGCGAACTCATCTGACTGCGCCGACTGTTTCGGTGGCGCTGGGCAAAATGGAGAGCGAAGGGTTGGTGCGCCGTGAAGCTGATACCGAGGATATGCGTCAGGTGAAAGTTTACCTGACAGAAAAGGGACGCGAAAAGGTCGATCAGGTGAGAAGCATATTCCGCGGGGCTGATGCTGATATGGTGAAAGGTATCCCGCAGGAGGAGCTTGATGCGATGATGGCTACTATGCGTAAGATACTGAAAAATCTGCTGGAGGAGGAAGATAAGTGA
- a CDS encoding phosphoribosylaminoimidazolesuccinocarboxamide synthase encodes MKKIISGKVREVYETDGGELIMVTTDRISAFDVILDSTIPNKGKALNQIALYWFDLTKDIVPNHIITDDISKMPAEISQDKAQYEGRTIMSKKLKMLPYEFIVRGYMFGSMWGEYQKTKTFCGQPVEGEYQLAEKLAQPMVTPSVKNSEGHDENITMDRLRAEIGTEEADRIADICVKIYNKCYEDAQKKGLIIADTKFEFGYDENGVLTLGDEVMTPDSSRFWAAEDYKTGVSPRSYDKQFVRDWLIENKLNGVTPAPKLPEEIAEKTAALYKECYTKITGRDSYK; translated from the coding sequence ATGAAGAAGATCATTTCAGGCAAGGTAAGAGAGGTATACGAAACAGACGGTGGAGAGCTTATCATGGTAACAACCGACAGAATTTCCGCATTCGATGTTATTCTTGATTCCACCATACCCAACAAAGGCAAGGCTCTCAATCAGATAGCACTTTACTGGTTCGACCTTACAAAGGATATCGTTCCCAACCACATCATCACAGACGATATCTCCAAGATGCCTGCTGAAATATCACAGGACAAGGCGCAGTACGAGGGCAGAACTATCATGTCCAAGAAGCTGAAGATGCTCCCTTACGAGTTCATCGTAAGAGGCTATATGTTCGGCAGTATGTGGGGTGAATATCAGAAGACCAAGACATTCTGCGGTCAGCCCGTTGAAGGCGAATATCAGCTTGCTGAAAAGCTCGCTCAGCCTATGGTAACACCTTCTGTAAAGAACAGCGAAGGTCACGACGAGAATATCACCATGGACAGACTCAGAGCTGAGATCGGCACTGAAGAAGCTGACAGAATCGCTGATATCTGCGTTAAGATCTACAACAAGTGCTATGAAGACGCTCAGAAGAAGGGTCTGATAATCGCTGATACCAAGTTTGAATTCGGTTATGACGAGAACGGCGTTCTCACCCTGGGCGATGAGGTAATGACTCCCGACTCCAGCCGTTTCTGGGCTGCTGAGGATTACAAGACAGGCGTTTCTCCCAGATCTTATGACAAGCAGTTCGTTCGTGACTGGCTCATCGAGAACAAGCTCAACGGTGTTACACCCGCTCCCAAGCTCCCCGAAGAGATCGCAGAGAAGACTGCCGCTCTCTACAAGGAATGCTACACCAAGATCACAGGCAGAGATTCTTACAAGTAA
- a CDS encoding dockerin type I repeat-containing protein, with translation MKKKSIASFLTALAVGANTAVWVSAEKKTEYNVRTALVSSDLSLQSWDETSVSEGQNTITFTTPKDGKGDYTTIKGISLFVIDLEDSYFDIGAVKVDSIVVDGKPLDFKADSIIYGADDGTDNNDFRIELFNSFGETKNDPPFDASSVTVNEKIEVTFTFSTDGYSGGTRRIGGNIIEKKKSSKPQPINGCSVSLNRNKDDGRSSHDDEISCTVSGSEFYADVERGFYDVTISKSGYVTRTVRNVPAGKDMPEELKDIDLRVYGDVNGDGKINVTDLSLVAAYVKKLRMFSDDYQFNVADVSHDDKVNISDITKIAAAVKGLKKIK, from the coding sequence ATGAAAAAGAAAAGCATAGCATCATTCCTGACAGCCCTGGCTGTTGGTGCAAATACAGCGGTATGGGTATCTGCTGAAAAAAAGACAGAGTATAATGTTCGCACAGCGCTTGTAAGTTCAGATCTCAGTCTGCAGTCGTGGGATGAAACTTCGGTATCCGAAGGTCAGAACACCATTACATTCACTACCCCAAAGGACGGCAAGGGCGATTATACAACCATCAAGGGCATAAGCTTGTTTGTTATTGACCTTGAAGACAGCTATTTTGATATAGGCGCAGTCAAGGTCGATAGTATTGTTGTTGACGGCAAGCCCTTGGATTTTAAAGCTGATTCCATCATATATGGTGCAGATGACGGCACGGATAATAATGATTTCCGTATCGAGCTTTTCAACAGCTTTGGTGAGACCAAGAACGATCCGCCTTTTGATGCTTCATCTGTAACTGTTAATGAAAAGATCGAGGTTACTTTTACTTTCAGTACCGATGGTTACAGCGGTGGCACCCGCAGGATAGGCGGAAATATTATAGAAAAGAAAAAGTCTTCCAAACCTCAGCCCATTAATGGCTGCAGTGTGAGCCTGAACAGGAACAAAGATGATGGCAGATCTTCACATGACGATGAGATCAGCTGCACAGTCAGCGGAAGTGAATTCTATGCCGATGTTGAGCGTGGTTTCTATGATGTTACCATAAGCAAGTCAGGTTATGTCACAAGGACAGTCAGAAACGTTCCCGCAGGCAAGGATATGCCAGAGGAACTCAAGGATATTGATCTCAGGGTCTACGGTGATGTCAACGGCGATGGCAAGATAAACGTTACAGATCTCTCTCTTGTTGCGGCTTATGTAAAGAAGCTCAGGATGTTCAGTGATGATTATCAGTTCAATGTAGCGGATGTCTCTCATGATGATAAGGTGAATATATCCGATATTACTAAGATCGCGGCTGCTGTAAAGGGACTCAAAAAAATAAAATAA
- a CDS encoding epoxyqueuosine reductase QueH, which translates to MEQKVKINYQRKLDDIIRGLDPASPPPKLLLHSCCAPCSSYVLEYLSQYFSITVFYYNPNIYPPEEYDHRVKELERLITELPVKNPVTLVERGYDPKEFYDAVKGLENIPEGGERCFACYRLRLERTAQLAEELGADYFTTTLSISPYKNAAKLNEISEELAQIYPTAALPADFKKKNGYKRSVELSEIYGLYRQDYCGCVFSKREREESRKNVTPDEH; encoded by the coding sequence ATGGAACAGAAGGTTAAGATCAATTATCAGCGTAAGCTTGACGATATTATCCGCGGGCTTGATCCTGCTTCACCACCGCCTAAGCTGCTGTTGCACAGCTGTTGTGCGCCGTGTTCATCCTATGTGCTTGAATATCTTTCGCAGTATTTCAGCATTACAGTGTTTTACTATAACCCGAATATATACCCGCCTGAGGAATACGACCACAGGGTTAAGGAGCTTGAACGCCTTATCACAGAACTTCCTGTGAAGAATCCTGTGACCCTCGTTGAGCGCGGTTATGACCCGAAAGAGTTTTACGATGCGGTAAAGGGACTTGAAAATATCCCCGAGGGCGGCGAGCGCTGCTTTGCCTGCTATCGTCTGCGCCTTGAACGTACTGCACAGCTTGCAGAAGAACTGGGTGCGGATTATTTTACTACCACTCTCTCGATCTCGCCGTATAAAAACGCTGCCAAGCTCAATGAGATATCCGAGGAACTTGCGCAGATATATCCGACAGCGGCTCTGCCTGCTGATTTCAAGAAAAAGAACGGCTACAAACGTTCTGTTGAGCTTTCGGAAATATATGGACTTTATCGACAGGATTACTGCGGTTGTGTGTTTTCAAAGCGAGAGCGTGAGGAATCGAGAAAAAACGTAACGCCTGATGAACATTGA
- a CDS encoding glutathione peroxidase, with translation MGIYDITVKDAKGNNVSMSEYKGKVLLVVNTATRCGFTPQYEGLEKLYEKHKDKGFEILDFPCNQFANEAPESEEEIIAFCSAHFGVTFRQFAKIDVNGENESPLYTALKSKRGGVLGNNIKWNFTKFLVNREGEVVERFASATTPEKLEKKLLEVL, from the coding sequence ATGGGCATATATGATATTACAGTGAAAGACGCAAAGGGTAACAATGTTTCAATGTCAGAGTACAAGGGTAAAGTGCTTCTGGTAGTCAACACCGCAACGCGCTGCGGATTTACTCCGCAGTATGAGGGACTGGAAAAGCTGTATGAAAAGCACAAGGACAAGGGGTTTGAGATCCTTGATTTCCCATGCAACCAGTTTGCGAATGAAGCCCCCGAATCCGAGGAAGAGATAATTGCTTTCTGCTCGGCGCATTTCGGCGTGACTTTCAGACAGTTTGCCAAGATCGATGTTAACGGTGAGAACGAATCGCCGCTGTACACCGCACTGAAATCCAAACGCGGAGGTGTGCTGGGCAACAATATCAAGTGGAATTTCACAAAGTTCCTCGTTAACCGTGAGGGTGAGGTAGTGGAGCGTTTTGCTTCTGCAACAACTCCCGAAAAGCTTGAGAAGAAACTGCTGGAAGTACTCTGA
- a CDS encoding amino acid ABC transporter ATP-binding protein, protein MIDVKGLKKSFGEIEVLKGIDEHIEKGEKVVIIGPSGSGKSTFLRCLNLMEKPTAGEILFEGKDITKLKEKEIDHVRQRMGMVFQHFNLFPHMSIRKNITFAPVKLGLMTKDEANAKAEELLKRVGLPDKADEYPTRLSGGQKQRIAIARALAMNPEVMLFDEPTSALDPEMVGEVLELMKQLADAGMTMVVVTHEMGFAKEVASRVLFMADGYVMERNTPKEFFENPQNPRLKEFLSRVLV, encoded by the coding sequence ATGATAGACGTTAAGGGTCTTAAAAAAAGTTTTGGTGAGATAGAGGTCCTCAAGGGTATCGACGAACACATCGAAAAGGGCGAGAAAGTGGTTATCATCGGACCTTCGGGTTCCGGTAAATCGACGTTTCTGCGATGCCTTAACCTTATGGAAAAGCCCACCGCAGGCGAGATACTTTTCGAGGGAAAGGATATCACAAAGCTTAAAGAAAAGGAGATAGACCATGTCAGACAGCGTATGGGCATGGTGTTCCAGCATTTCAATCTGTTTCCGCATATGAGCATCAGAAAGAATATCACTTTTGCTCCCGTAAAGCTGGGTCTTATGACAAAAGACGAAGCTAATGCCAAGGCTGAGGAGCTTCTGAAAAGAGTAGGTCTGCCGGATAAGGCTGACGAATATCCTACAAGACTTTCAGGCGGACAGAAACAGCGTATAGCCATAGCAAGGGCGCTGGCTATGAATCCCGAAGTCATGCTTTTTGATGAACCGACATCGGCACTTGACCCCGAAATGGTGGGTGAGGTGCTTGAACTAATGAAACAGCTTGCAGATGCAGGTATGACCATGGTCGTGGTAACTCACGAGATGGGCTTTGCTAAGGAAGTTGCATCCCGCGTGCTGTTCATGGCTGACGGCTATGTAATGGAGCGGAATACACCAAAGGAATTCTTTGAAAACCCCCAGAATCCCAGACTCAAAGAATTTCTTTCCAGGGTGCTCGTCTGA
- a CDS encoding amino acid ABC transporter permease, with amino-acid sequence MDFVQSFRQNFIEGDRWKYLTDGLVVTLEITGAAVLLGLLLGFIVAIIRCTYLKTGKMKIADALCRLYLTVIRGTPMMVQLLIIYFVVFASVNISKTLVAIIAFGINSGAYVAEIVRGGIMSIDNGQMEAGRSLGLNYRQTMTSIIMPQALKTVLPALANECIVLLKETSVAGYIGIYDLTKGGDEIRAQTYSPFLPLIAVAVVYLVLVMFLTFLVGKLERRLSSNDRR; translated from the coding sequence ATGGACTTTGTACAAAGCTTCAGGCAGAACTTTATAGAAGGTGATCGCTGGAAGTATCTTACTGACGGTCTGGTGGTCACACTGGAGATAACAGGCGCAGCCGTGCTGTTGGGTCTGCTGCTCGGATTTATCGTAGCTATAATAAGGTGTACATATCTTAAAACAGGCAAGATGAAAATCGCGGATGCCTTATGCAGATTATATCTCACGGTAATACGCGGTACGCCTATGATGGTTCAGCTGCTCATAATATACTTTGTTGTATTTGCCAGCGTGAACATTTCAAAAACGCTGGTGGCGATAATCGCATTCGGTATAAACTCGGGTGCCTATGTGGCTGAGATAGTCCGCGGCGGTATAATGAGCATCGACAATGGTCAGATGGAAGCAGGCAGAAGCCTTGGTCTGAATTACAGGCAGACTATGACCAGTATCATCATGCCACAGGCACTAAAGACAGTTCTTCCCGCACTTGCCAACGAGTGCATAGTACTGCTGAAAGAAACATCTGTTGCAGGTTATATAGGTATCTATGACCTTACAAAAGGCGGCGATGAGATCCGTGCACAGACATATTCACCGTTCCTGCCCCTGATCGCGGTAGCGGTGGTATATCTGGTGCTGGTAATGTTCCTGACATTCCTTGTGGGCAAACTTGAGAGGAGGCTGTCTTCAAATGATAGACGTTAA
- a CDS encoding transporter substrate-binding domain-containing protein — MKGYVLMKKAFATMAAVVISAAVMTACGGKVPENTVHSIDDLNGKTIGVQQGTTGDTLASDIDDAKVEKYNKYADAVQSLKQGKVDAVIIDSDTASAFINKNDDIELLDEGFADEEYAIAMNLDNTALQAEINTALDELKKDGTLDAIKNYYDGESAGENKFTPDANADTSKGKLVMATNAEFPPYEYKEGSDIVGFDVDMMTAVCQKLGYELEIENMIFNSIIPAVKSGKADVGVAGMTVTEDRQQNVLFSDSYTTTHLVVMVRK; from the coding sequence ATGAAAGGATATGTTCTTATGAAAAAAGCATTTGCGACAATGGCAGCAGTAGTTATTTCAGCAGCTGTGATGACAGCCTGCGGCGGTAAAGTTCCCGAGAATACAGTTCATTCCATCGATGATCTTAACGGCAAGACGATAGGTGTGCAGCAGGGTACAACAGGTGATACTCTGGCAAGTGATATCGATGATGCTAAGGTGGAAAAATATAACAAGTATGCAGATGCTGTACAATCGCTCAAACAGGGCAAGGTGGATGCAGTCATAATCGACAGCGATACGGCTTCGGCATTTATAAACAAAAACGATGATATCGAGCTTCTGGACGAGGGCTTTGCCGATGAGGAGTACGCTATTGCGATGAATCTGGATAATACCGCTCTTCAGGCTGAGATAAATACCGCTCTCGATGAACTTAAAAAAGATGGCACGCTTGATGCTATCAAGAATTATTACGACGGCGAATCCGCAGGAGAGAATAAATTCACTCCCGATGCGAATGCCGATACAAGCAAGGGCAAACTGGTAATGGCAACTAATGCCGAGTTCCCGCCTTATGAGTATAAGGAAGGCTCGGATATCGTTGGTTTTGACGTTGATATGATGACCGCTGTCTGCCAGAAGCTGGGTTATGAGCTTGAGATAGAAAATATGATTTTCAATTCCATTATACCCGCAGTCAAGTCGGGCAAGGCTGATGTTGGCGTTGCAGGTATGACAGTTACCGAGGACAGACAGCAGAACGTTCTGTTCAGCGACTCTTACACAACTACTCATCTTGTAGTAATGGTAAGAAAGTGA
- the lepB gene encoding signal peptidase I: MWKNKALLSAGIVVTLTAAAKAALKVYMVAGNSMTPTLHHGDLVVCVRCKRPERRKIALIRRGDFVMVKRIIAMQGDDIRIENTGEVRLNGVKLDEPYLCGKLTPDVPLSLTVPKGCIFVMGDNRADSVDSRSYKVGYLHRRSVIGIAVAAITPSGFHSL; this comes from the coding sequence ATGTGGAAGAATAAGGCACTGTTGTCGGCAGGCATTGTCGTGACGCTGACAGCAGCTGCAAAGGCTGCGCTGAAAGTGTACATGGTCGCGGGAAACAGTATGACACCGACTTTGCATCATGGCGACCTGGTGGTGTGCGTAAGGTGCAAACGTCCTGAAAGACGGAAAATAGCCCTTATCCGCCGCGGAGATTTTGTAATGGTCAAGCGTATAATAGCCATGCAGGGAGATGATATCCGCATTGAAAACACAGGTGAAGTTCGGCTGAACGGTGTGAAACTCGATGAACCGTATCTCTGTGGAAAACTCACACCCGATGTTCCGCTGTCGCTGACTGTTCCAAAGGGCTGTATATTCGTTATGGGCGATAACAGAGCCGATTCCGTTGACAGCCGCTCATATAAGGTGGGATATCTGCACAGACGCTCTGTTATCGGAATAGCCGTCGCAGCTATTACACCCTCGGGCTTTCATAGCTTATGA